From the genome of Atribacterota bacterium, one region includes:
- a CDS encoding sugar ABC transporter permease, giving the protein MKSGAQLYRKEIEEYRMKLFFIGPTILVLIAMNVFPLIWSLGLSFTNYSSLVSRKISFVGFANYAKILSDPFIWKYFQITARLVVVAVGVEFLLGFGLALLLKERFRGWGLVTTLMLIPMMFSPVVVGLFWTFIMDANFELLNFFLSFFGLRRVLWLTDPKIALYSIALVDIWMWTPFVILISLTGLLAIPQSLYEAADIDMASFWFKFRRITLPLVSPLLILAVLFRVIDAFKMFDLVFIMTGGGPGDVTETISMSLYRLAFNKFKTGESCAMAYIILILIVALSNLLVRWIRKTRV; this is encoded by the coding sequence GTGAAGAGTGGAGCACAACTCTACCGCAAAGAAATCGAAGAGTATCGAATGAAACTCTTTTTTATAGGTCCGACCATACTTGTCCTCATTGCAATGAATGTTTTCCCTCTTATCTGGTCTTTGGGTCTTAGCTTCACGAATTACTCTTCCCTTGTAAGTCGGAAGATTTCGTTTGTTGGCTTTGCAAACTACGCCAAGATTCTTTCTGACCCCTTTATCTGGAAGTACTTCCAAATTACGGCGCGTCTTGTCGTTGTGGCGGTGGGGGTGGAGTTTCTTCTAGGCTTTGGGTTAGCCTTGCTTTTGAAGGAACGTTTCAGGGGCTGGGGTCTTGTAACCACACTTATGCTTATTCCTATGATGTTTTCTCCTGTAGTTGTTGGCCTTTTTTGGACCTTCATTATGGATGCTAACTTTGAACTTTTGAACTTTTTCCTTTCTTTCTTTGGGCTTCGTCGGGTGCTATGGCTTACGGACCCAAAAATTGCTCTTTATTCCATCGCTCTTGTAGACATATGGATGTGGACTCCTTTTGTTATACTCATTTCTCTTACTGGACTTTTGGCTATTCCTCAATCCCTGTACGAAGCTGCAGATATTGACATGGCTTCTTTCTGGTTCAAATTCCGAAGGATTACCCTGCCCCTTGTGTCACCCCTTCTCATTCTTGCGGTCCTCTTTCGAGTTATTGACGCTTTTAAGATGTTCGACCTCGTTTTCATTATGACTGGTGGAGGACCAGGAGATGTTACAGAAACAATTTCTATGAGTCTTTACCGCCTGGCCTTTAATAAGTTTAAGACTGGAGAGTCCTGTGCAATGGCGTACATTATTCTTATCCTTATTGTCGCTCTGAGTAATCTCCTTGTTCGCTGGATTCGAAAAACTCGGGTGTAG
- a CDS encoding ABC transporter ATP-binding protein gives MERVRLEGLSKRFGAFEAVRNVTLSVFEGEFIVFLGPSGCGKTTTLRMIAGLEKPTRGEIFIAGKRVTLLPPARRNIAFVFQNYALYPHMTVFENIAFPLEAQRVSREDIRRRVQGVAKILGLEHLLHLRPAQLSSGDMQKVALGRAMVRRPQVFLMDEPLSGLDAKHREEMRAELKRLHIEIHATTIYVTHDQVEAMSMADRIVVMNEGEIQQVGSPREVYLYPENLFVAHFIGSPGMNFISLEFFGEGRGFRLENGDILRNEMAERLVVQHRVRECILGVRPEFLSLAPSGEILGKIVSIEPLGYKNLYAVEIAPGRIVRVEDMRWGKFSGNVSLAVHWEATCLFNRETGRRMRGEHG, from the coding sequence ATGGAGAGAGTACGACTAGAAGGTCTCTCAAAGCGATTTGGTGCTTTTGAAGCAGTAAGGAACGTTACTCTGAGTGTCTTCGAAGGAGAATTTATTGTTTTCCTTGGGCCTTCAGGATGTGGAAAGACCACTACTCTTCGCATGATTGCAGGGCTTGAAAAACCGACGAGAGGCGAGATTTTCATCGCGGGAAAACGAGTAACCCTTCTTCCTCCTGCTCGTAGGAACATTGCTTTTGTCTTTCAGAATTATGCCCTTTACCCTCACATGACAGTTTTTGAAAACATTGCTTTTCCTCTTGAAGCTCAAAGGGTTTCTCGCGAAGATATACGGCGAAGAGTTCAAGGGGTTGCGAAAATTCTTGGGCTCGAACACCTTCTCCATCTTCGTCCAGCACAATTGAGTAGTGGTGACATGCAAAAGGTGGCTCTGGGAAGAGCCATGGTTCGTAGACCTCAGGTTTTCCTCATGGATGAGCCTCTCAGCGGACTTGATGCGAAACACCGTGAGGAAATGCGAGCCGAATTAAAGAGGCTCCATATAGAGATTCATGCAACGACGATTTACGTTACTCACGATCAGGTTGAAGCCATGAGTATGGCTGATCGCATTGTTGTTATGAACGAGGGGGAAATACAGCAGGTTGGGTCACCCAGAGAGGTGTACCTGTACCCTGAAAACCTTTTTGTGGCACACTTTATCGGGAGCCCTGGAATGAATTTTATCTCTCTTGAGTTTTTCGGAGAAGGACGAGGGTTTCGTCTCGAGAACGGAGACATATTGCGTAACGAGATGGCGGAAAGGCTTGTGGTGCAGCATAGGGTTCGGGAGTGCATTCTCGGTGTGCGTCCTGAGTTTCTCTCCCTTGCTCCATCTGGAGAAATCCTAGGAAAAATCGTGAGTATTGAACCACTTGGATATAAAAATCTCTATGCAGTAGAAATAGCACCGGGTCGTATCGTCAGAGTGGAAGACATGCGTTGGGGAAAGTTTTCTGGAAATGTTTCGCTTGCTGTCCATTGGGAGGCAACTTGTCTTTTTAACCGGGAGACTGGTCGGAGAATGCGGGGGGAACATGGCTGA